The Haloarcula sp. DT43 genome includes a region encoding these proteins:
- a CDS encoding branched-chain amino acid ABC transporter permease — translation MAPSAGLLNAILTGLVTGSIISLGAIGLSLVYDIAEVPNFAHGDLLTLGAYAALLVNKPQSVPLFDVFATGPRAVGLTGAGLLFAVSAAGILGSVYHLGGVDAIRGGWWAIDVSPTVGTATHVGLAVIVGALIVAGLPSYPAALLFAVVVLGAVVPLTESFVFRKFREKDVELAMMLIVSLAMAFIIRFSIQTVFGGDIRFYEVDTTIQAAGSSVNFTFAKLIDLLVSSNGVVVNVLDTRGAENLQLFTLGYGWLEVIGILGVAAVVAGAGYRRRRDTAGVVGPRLAAGLGGVAVLLVGGALFAGGGTVPSDTLYETRLRTSPLRLGIILIAAGLMGFLHYLLQATTLGKAMRATSDNRELAMIRGINTRRVMMVVWILAGMFAAVAGVLLGFLFSNITINLGFFLLLPMFAGVILGGISVYGAILGSYVVGLAMEVGIFAIPGLSATYRVPVAFVVLLLVLLIKPEGIVGD, via the coding sequence ATGGCCCCGTCTGCCGGACTGTTGAACGCAATTCTGACTGGGTTGGTCACGGGTAGTATTATCTCACTGGGTGCAATCGGGCTGTCGCTCGTCTACGACATCGCCGAGGTTCCGAACTTCGCACACGGGGACCTTCTGACACTGGGTGCTTATGCCGCGCTTCTTGTGAACAAGCCACAGTCCGTCCCGCTGTTCGACGTGTTCGCCACGGGACCGCGTGCGGTCGGTCTCACGGGAGCCGGGCTGTTGTTCGCCGTCTCGGCCGCGGGGATTCTCGGGTCGGTGTACCATCTCGGTGGCGTCGACGCGATACGCGGGGGGTGGTGGGCAATTGACGTATCACCGACAGTAGGGACCGCAACGCACGTTGGCCTCGCAGTGATTGTCGGCGCGCTCATTGTGGCCGGTCTCCCGTCCTATCCCGCCGCACTCCTGTTCGCCGTCGTTGTTCTCGGTGCCGTGGTACCGCTGACCGAATCGTTCGTGTTCCGCAAATTCCGGGAGAAAGACGTCGAACTAGCGATGATGCTCATCGTCTCCCTCGCGATGGCATTTATTATCCGGTTCAGTATCCAGACTGTCTTCGGCGGCGACATTCGGTTCTACGAGGTGGACACGACGATTCAGGCGGCCGGGTCGAGCGTCAACTTCACGTTCGCGAAGTTGATCGACCTTCTGGTGTCGAGCAATGGCGTCGTTGTCAACGTTCTCGACACGCGCGGCGCAGAGAACCTCCAGCTGTTCACCCTGGGCTATGGGTGGCTGGAAGTGATTGGTATCCTGGGCGTTGCCGCCGTGGTCGCAGGTGCGGGGTACCGACGCCGACGTGACACTGCAGGTGTGGTCGGTCCGCGCCTGGCTGCTGGACTCGGTGGGGTCGCCGTCCTGCTGGTCGGCGGCGCACTGTTCGCCGGTGGCGGGACGGTCCCGTCGGACACACTGTACGAGACGCGCCTGCGAACGTCGCCGCTCAGGCTGGGGATCATCCTCATCGCGGCCGGCCTCATGGGATTCCTCCACTACCTGCTACAGGCGACGACGCTCGGGAAGGCGATGCGGGCGACCAGCGACAACCGGGAACTGGCGATGATTCGCGGCATAAACACGCGCCGTGTGATGATGGTCGTCTGGATACTCGCGGGGATGTTCGCCGCGGTCGCCGGTGTGTTGCTTGGCTTCCTGTTCAGCAACATCACGATCAACCTCGGCTTCTTCCTCTTGCTCCCGATGTTCGCTGGCGTCATTCTCGGCGGGATATCAGTGTATGGGGCTATCCTCGGGAGTTACGTCGTCGGGCTTGCGATGGAAGTCGGTATCTTCGCTATCCCGGGTCTGAGTGCCACATACCGAGT